In the genome of Myxococcus stipitatus, one region contains:
- a CDS encoding helix-turn-helix transcriptional regulator — protein MRTTVLHRSRALAVLDYRCDAKPGEAAVEEQHADFSVSYVRRGSFGYDSRGLRHELVAGATLVGHAGDTFRCTHEHHLAGDECLSFQFSEALVEELGASREVWRVGALPPGPSLMMLGELAQQTAEGRTQLGLDEVALVFAARFVETASGKRGASPRMHVKNRRRAVEAALLLEEQADEPLTLEGLAAELDLSPFHFLRIFRAVLGVTPHQYLVRLRLRHAARLLATEVPIARIAFDVGFGDLSNFVRTFRRAAGVSPSAFRKASRGDRKILQEKLRHTS, from the coding sequence ATGCGAACCACGGTCCTGCACCGTTCGCGCGCGCTCGCCGTCCTGGACTACCGGTGTGACGCGAAGCCGGGGGAGGCCGCGGTCGAGGAGCAGCACGCGGACTTCTCGGTGTCGTATGTCCGGCGGGGGAGCTTCGGCTACGACTCGAGGGGGCTCAGGCATGAGCTCGTCGCCGGGGCGACGCTCGTGGGCCATGCCGGAGACACCTTTCGCTGCACGCACGAGCATCACCTCGCGGGCGATGAGTGCCTCTCGTTCCAGTTCTCCGAGGCGCTCGTGGAGGAGCTCGGGGCCTCTCGCGAGGTGTGGCGAGTGGGGGCGCTTCCGCCTGGGCCTTCCTTGATGATGCTCGGTGAGCTGGCGCAGCAGACCGCCGAGGGGCGGACGCAGCTGGGCCTGGACGAGGTCGCGCTCGTGTTCGCGGCCCGCTTCGTGGAGACCGCCTCCGGAAAGCGAGGGGCGTCGCCTCGGATGCATGTGAAGAACCGGCGGCGCGCCGTCGAGGCCGCGCTCCTGCTGGAGGAACAAGCGGACGAGCCGTTGACATTGGAGGGGCTGGCGGCGGAGCTGGACCTGAGCCCGTTCCATTTCCTGCGCATCTTCCGCGCCGTGCTGGGCGTCACGCCCCATCAGTACCTCGTGCGCCTTCGCCTGCGTCACGCCGCGCGCCTGCTCGCGACGGAGGTTCCCATCGCGCGTATCGCCTTCGACGTGGGCTTCGGAGACCTCTCGAACTTCGTGCGCACGTTCCGTCGCGCGGCCGGTGTGTCGCCGAGCGCGTTCCGGAAGGCC
- a CDS encoding tetratricopeptide repeat protein codes for MAARPPPATVFAQLEEQGVDAVIQAVEQFRRELPEEPVVEEAVFNERGYALLGQRKAEQAVRVFQLVAHFHPKSANAADSLGDAYVATGQKEQARASFGRTLELAPADASLNNESRASLLSESARKLKLLAP; via the coding sequence ATGGCCGCTCGGCCACCGCCCGCCACCGTCTTCGCGCAGCTGGAGGAGCAGGGAGTGGACGCGGTCATCCAGGCCGTCGAACAGTTCCGACGCGAGCTCCCCGAGGAGCCCGTCGTCGAGGAGGCCGTCTTCAATGAGCGAGGCTATGCGCTACTCGGCCAGCGGAAGGCCGAGCAGGCCGTGCGCGTCTTCCAGCTCGTCGCGCACTTCCATCCCAAGTCCGCGAACGCGGCCGACAGCCTGGGAGACGCCTACGTCGCGACGGGGCAGAAGGAGCAGGCACGTGCCTCCTTTGGCCGCACCCTCGAGCTCGCGCCCGCCGACGCCTCGCTCAACAACGAGTCCCGGGCGTCCCTCCTCTCGGAGAGCGCCCGGAAGCTCAAGCTGCTCGCCCCCTGA
- a CDS encoding serine hydrolase, which yields MQSRFMKPRQRVLSVMMTALLGCQTPGEAPRAEEPPEEQRPAESCSASEALTGPQAAWAVRHGLTDAQLQTELTQRMAQGYRLADVSGYEAGGGACHATLWEKSSDGAWRAFHGLTSEQFQVTLDEQKAQGYRPRVLKGYTVGGVVSFAVIFHQDEGSEWLARHDLSESVFQSELDTRAAQGYRLVHLSGYTSGGEARYTALWDKARGPAWKAHPRLTASELESTLEAHAAQGYQLTRLSSYDVGGTDRYAALFEATPGAPIAARHGLSSAAYQLEVTDLKYQGYRPVVVATHNSGNQPVFSLLWRNPAFSAADLRHIDNTVQQAMAQAKTVGLSLAITHRGRLVFAKGYGEAQLSSKVPVNTSHRFRIASVSKPLTSIGIMRLMERGQLQLTDRVFGGNGLLGETFGLESTYKDSRVLDITVQHLLEHTAGGWDNNGTDGTPDPMATYVGLSHEQLIQTVLRTVPLEFAPGTTYQYSNFGYSILGRIIERVTGLPYETYMRDHVFLPSGATRFAVGGDTLSERLPDEVVYSQRGPGAYSPYQMPLHRMDAHGGWVVTPIDLLRVAVRVDGFSTVPDLLSQTTLATMTTRTTALDTNGNPVVYARGWAVNNVPNWWHNGYLQGTQSLLVRTHDRYGPSGTEEFLWSAMTNSNNSPSSDTPDINLDSLMWTVVKGISAWPAHDLF from the coding sequence ATGCAGTCCCGCTTCATGAAGCCGCGTCAGAGGGTGCTGTCAGTGATGATGACGGCCCTCCTCGGATGTCAGACACCGGGAGAAGCCCCTCGCGCGGAGGAGCCTCCCGAGGAACAGCGCCCCGCCGAGTCCTGCTCCGCGTCGGAGGCGCTGACGGGGCCCCAGGCCGCCTGGGCTGTTCGCCACGGACTGACCGACGCGCAACTCCAGACGGAGCTCACACAGAGGATGGCGCAGGGCTATCGCCTCGCCGATGTCAGCGGCTACGAAGCAGGGGGCGGCGCCTGCCATGCCACCCTCTGGGAGAAGTCGAGCGATGGGGCGTGGCGGGCCTTCCATGGACTGACGTCCGAGCAGTTCCAGGTCACCCTCGACGAGCAGAAGGCCCAGGGATACCGCCCCAGAGTGCTCAAGGGCTACACCGTCGGCGGTGTCGTCTCCTTCGCGGTCATCTTCCATCAGGACGAAGGCTCCGAGTGGCTCGCCCGTCATGACCTGAGCGAGTCCGTGTTCCAGTCGGAGCTCGACACCCGGGCGGCCCAGGGCTACCGGCTCGTGCACCTGAGTGGCTACACATCCGGCGGCGAGGCGCGCTACACGGCCCTCTGGGACAAGGCCCGCGGCCCGGCCTGGAAGGCCCACCCTCGACTGACCGCGTCCGAGCTCGAATCCACCCTCGAGGCCCACGCGGCCCAGGGCTACCAGCTCACGCGGCTCAGCAGCTACGACGTGGGCGGCACGGACCGGTACGCGGCCCTCTTCGAGGCCACACCCGGAGCGCCCATCGCCGCTCGTCACGGCCTCTCCTCCGCCGCGTATCAACTCGAGGTGACGGACCTCAAGTACCAGGGCTACCGCCCCGTCGTGGTGGCGACGCACAACAGCGGGAATCAGCCTGTCTTCTCCCTGCTCTGGAGGAACCCGGCGTTCAGCGCGGCCGACCTGCGACACATCGACAACACCGTCCAGCAGGCGATGGCCCAGGCGAAGACGGTCGGCCTGTCGCTGGCCATCACCCACCGCGGGCGCCTCGTGTTCGCCAAGGGCTATGGCGAAGCCCAGCTCTCCAGCAAGGTCCCCGTCAACACCTCTCACCGCTTCCGCATCGCCAGTGTGTCCAAGCCGCTGACCTCCATCGGCATCATGCGACTGATGGAGCGCGGCCAGCTTCAGCTGACGGACCGCGTCTTCGGCGGGAACGGTCTGCTCGGAGAGACCTTCGGCCTCGAGAGCACCTACAAGGACAGCCGCGTCCTGGACATCACCGTCCAGCACCTGCTCGAGCACACCGCGGGCGGCTGGGACAACAACGGCACCGACGGCACCCCCGACCCCATGGCGACCTACGTGGGCCTGTCACACGAGCAGCTCATCCAGACGGTGCTGCGAACCGTGCCGCTCGAGTTCGCGCCGGGGACGACGTACCAGTACTCGAACTTCGGCTACAGCATCCTGGGTCGCATCATCGAGCGCGTCACGGGGCTGCCTTATGAGACGTACATGCGCGACCACGTGTTCCTGCCCAGCGGCGCCACCCGCTTCGCCGTGGGCGGCGACACCTTGAGCGAGCGACTGCCCGACGAGGTCGTCTACTCCCAGCGGGGCCCGGGAGCCTACAGCCCCTACCAGATGCCCCTGCATCGCATGGATGCGCACGGCGGCTGGGTCGTCACGCCCATCGACCTGCTGCGCGTCGCCGTGCGGGTGGATGGGTTCTCCACCGTCCCGGACCTGCTGAGCCAGACGACGCTCGCCACGATGACCACCCGCACGACGGCGCTCGACACGAACGGCAACCCGGTCGTCTACGCCAGGGGCTGGGCCGTGAACAACGTTCCCAACTGGTGGCACAACGGCTACCTCCAGGGAACCCAGTCCCTGTTGGTGCGGACCCATGACCGCTACGGCCCCAGCGGCACCGAGGAGTTCCTCTGGTCCGCCATGACGAACTCCAACAACAGCCCCTCCTCGGACACGCCCGACATCAACCTGGACAGCCTCATGTGGACCGTCGTGAAGGGCATCAGCGCCTGGCCCGCACACGACCTGTTCTGA
- a CDS encoding serine hydrolase has protein sequence MSPLKTKSLLTALSLLAASFVGCGAPPEEVPAAESSSTSQALVGPYDPWVARHGLTSAQYQTEFNTWEGQGYRLSYVSGYEEGGSARYAAIWEQTSGPSWRASHGLTSAQYQTAVVNQQAQGYRPVMVNGYSVGGVAYFAVIFHASNGVAWVARHDLTSAQYQAEFNNWVGQGYRLVHVSGYTSGGAERYAAIWDKTSGPASRAYHGMTSAQYQSTFTTNASQGYELAQVSSYNVGGTDLYAAIFHAASGIPTAARHGLSSAGYQQAVMDLKYQGYRPVMVAAHNNGSAPEFAMLWRNLTFSAADLEHIDSTVQQAMSSTNTVGLSLAITRRGRLVFAKGYGLADRSANTPVNSSHRFRVASVSKPMTSIGIMRLIESGQIQLTDRVFGRGGLLGETFGLQSTYADSRVLNITVQHLLEHTAGGWDNDGGDGSGDPMFMNTSMNHAQLIQWVLQNVPLEFAPGTRYQYSNFGYSVLGRIIERVTGLPYDTYMRNNVFTPSGATSFAVGGDTLSARLPNEVVYYQLGAGASNPYGMPVRRMDAHGGWVVTPIDAVRVAVRADGFSTVPDLLNATTLATMTTRTTAPDTNGNPVNYAKGWSVNSLPNWWHNGYVPGTLALLVRTDDRYGPSRTEEFTWSAMTNSNNKSGSGTSDINLDSLMWNVVNGVSAWPAHNLF, from the coding sequence ATGAGTCCACTCAAGACGAAATCACTTCTGACAGCCCTGTCCTTGCTGGCTGCATCCTTCGTGGGATGCGGGGCTCCGCCAGAGGAAGTCCCCGCCGCCGAGTCCAGCAGCACGTCCCAGGCGCTGGTCGGTCCCTATGACCCCTGGGTCGCCCGCCACGGGCTCACCTCGGCGCAATACCAGACGGAATTCAATACCTGGGAGGGCCAGGGCTATCGCCTCTCATATGTCAGTGGTTACGAAGAGGGGGGCAGTGCCCGCTATGCGGCCATCTGGGAGCAGACGAGCGGCCCGTCCTGGCGCGCCTCCCACGGCCTGACGTCCGCGCAGTACCAGACCGCGGTCGTCAATCAGCAGGCGCAGGGCTATCGCCCGGTGATGGTCAACGGGTACAGCGTCGGAGGCGTGGCCTATTTCGCGGTCATCTTCCACGCGAGCAATGGCGTGGCGTGGGTGGCGCGTCATGACCTGACGTCGGCCCAGTACCAGGCGGAGTTCAACAACTGGGTGGGCCAGGGCTACCGGCTCGTGCACGTGAGCGGCTACACGTCCGGGGGCGCGGAGCGCTATGCGGCCATCTGGGACAAGACGAGCGGCCCCGCGTCGCGGGCCTATCACGGCATGACGTCGGCCCAGTACCAGTCCACGTTCACCACCAACGCGTCGCAGGGGTACGAGCTGGCGCAGGTCAGCAGCTACAACGTGGGCGGCACGGACCTGTACGCGGCCATCTTCCATGCGGCCTCGGGGATTCCGACGGCCGCGCGGCATGGCCTCTCCTCGGCCGGGTACCAGCAGGCCGTGATGGACCTGAAGTACCAGGGCTACCGCCCGGTCATGGTGGCGGCGCACAACAACGGCAGCGCGCCCGAGTTCGCCATGCTCTGGCGGAACCTGACGTTCAGCGCGGCCGACCTGGAGCACATCGACAGCACCGTCCAGCAGGCGATGAGCAGCACGAACACCGTCGGGCTGTCGCTGGCCATCACCCGGCGCGGGCGCCTGGTGTTCGCCAAGGGGTACGGCCTGGCCGACCGGAGCGCCAACACGCCGGTCAACTCCTCGCACCGCTTCCGCGTCGCCAGTGTGTCCAAGCCGATGACGTCCATCGGCATCATGCGGCTCATCGAGAGCGGGCAGATCCAGCTGACGGACCGCGTCTTCGGCCGGGGTGGGTTGCTTGGGGAGACGTTCGGTTTGCAGAGCACGTACGCGGACAGCCGCGTCCTGAACATCACCGTCCAGCACCTGCTCGAGCACACCGCGGGCGGCTGGGACAACGATGGCGGTGATGGCTCCGGGGACCCGATGTTCATGAACACGTCCATGAACCACGCGCAGCTCATCCAGTGGGTGCTGCAGAACGTGCCGCTCGAGTTCGCGCCGGGGACGCGGTACCAGTATTCGAACTTCGGCTACAGCGTCCTGGGTCGCATCATCGAGCGCGTCACGGGGCTGCCCTATGACACGTACATGCGCAACAACGTGTTCACGCCCAGCGGCGCCACCAGCTTCGCGGTGGGCGGCGACACGCTGAGCGCGCGTCTGCCCAACGAGGTCGTCTACTACCAGCTGGGCGCGGGGGCCTCCAATCCGTACGGGATGCCGGTGCGGCGCATGGATGCGCACGGCGGCTGGGTCGTCACGCCCATCGACGCGGTGCGCGTCGCGGTGCGAGCGGATGGGTTCTCCACCGTCCCGGACCTGCTGAACGCGACGACGCTCGCCACGATGACCACCCGCACGACGGCGCCCGACACGAACGGCAACCCCGTCAACTACGCCAAGGGCTGGTCGGTGAACAGCCTCCCCAACTGGTGGCACAACGGCTACGTCCCCGGCACGCTGGCGCTGCTGGTCCGGACCGATGACCGCTACGGCCCCAGCCGCACCGAGGAGTTCACCTGGTCCGCCATGACCAACTCCAACAACAAGTCCGGCTCGGGCACGTCCGACATCAACCTGGACAGCCTCATGTGGAATGTCGTGAACGGCGTCAGCGCCTGGCCCGCGCACAACCTGTTCTGA
- a CDS encoding TerB N-terminal domain-containing protein — translation MAVWIQALPTLVAATQSDGVGGALCCVVVSGLAAWGGIAWLNKVNARWKAEQLARSGAKATAHSQPAVASADASTIALRFETARAPRLSPGLDVRIPDEPLAEVRPAAPTPAARPEKPVEPSQPVAVAVSTPVPDTKPVAPAPRVEATPTLWPPVPGKTEWVPPGQSVTVAGYTLKDGMVYVGGRLRAVNAPGTEPALINPRLEVASRPNRDGHGMKYWPSYSDISPASRAGYLEWLASGRRSPTAYIGYVFLFFYGLERRALIELGTDPAALTEARLIEDEVQRLLETHAENGSFRSYASAFLDVLRVRRTGEDGLLKEAPQFTLRHAGAASFDVRVAAGTAASKGLPLPADWALAWAVEASDTKLRTPAIRCPEEFQALFRARYQRDHGAGIIPRAKKSQVEARYQPASASFAGMVRLVSASVTEASETSLKPVRALIEDCCESLESYSRWVGKNPDARNSMSALALLPPELATSMEGGSEVRALRELLRQALGSKPSAPVAATELLKHWPTASSNKLSKSEAVGLAQALEKLGYGMEPDPRMGGAVLAADENAQLFALPPDAPTAPTPSYLSALAMLHLAAAVATADGTVSMDEVTRMEALVEAAQGLLASEKARLRAHIAWLLARPASSAGHKKRVEALTPEARTSLGNLLVEVAVADGSVSPQELKTLSKLYAMLGLDESTVYSRVHAATATRPTAATEPVPMRLAGTPEKGFALPAPPPEKSERLALDMRTVQAKLAETAAVSSLLGSIFAEEEAPPPSAPTPPPSTEPGVAGLDAVHTSLLRALVAKPEWPRTEVEKLASGLGLLPDGALDVINDAAFEVCGEPLIEGDEMLQLNEQAVKEMVP, via the coding sequence ATGGCGGTATGGATTCAGGCGCTGCCAACGCTGGTGGCCGCCACGCAATCGGATGGCGTCGGAGGGGCGCTGTGTTGTGTGGTTGTCTCCGGGCTGGCCGCATGGGGAGGCATTGCCTGGCTCAACAAGGTCAATGCCAGGTGGAAGGCCGAGCAACTGGCCCGGTCCGGCGCAAAGGCCACGGCCCACTCCCAACCCGCGGTCGCTTCCGCGGATGCCTCCACCATTGCCCTGCGCTTCGAGACCGCGCGCGCCCCCAGGCTCTCCCCGGGCCTCGATGTCCGCATCCCGGATGAGCCACTGGCGGAGGTGCGACCCGCGGCCCCCACCCCCGCCGCGCGCCCAGAGAAGCCTGTAGAGCCCTCGCAGCCGGTCGCCGTCGCGGTGTCGACGCCCGTTCCGGACACGAAGCCTGTCGCCCCCGCGCCACGCGTCGAGGCCACGCCCACGTTGTGGCCTCCCGTTCCCGGGAAGACGGAGTGGGTTCCTCCCGGCCAGTCCGTCACCGTCGCCGGGTACACGCTCAAGGATGGAATGGTCTACGTGGGTGGGCGGCTGCGGGCCGTGAACGCCCCTGGCACCGAGCCCGCGCTCATCAACCCGCGCCTCGAAGTGGCCTCACGCCCCAATCGCGACGGGCATGGCATGAAGTACTGGCCCTCGTACTCGGACATCTCCCCCGCCTCCCGAGCGGGTTATCTGGAGTGGCTCGCAAGCGGGCGGCGGAGTCCCACCGCCTACATCGGGTACGTCTTCCTCTTCTTCTACGGACTGGAACGCCGAGCACTCATCGAGCTGGGCACGGACCCAGCTGCCCTCACCGAGGCCCGGCTCATCGAGGACGAGGTCCAACGCCTCCTCGAAACCCATGCGGAGAACGGCTCCTTCCGGAGCTACGCCTCGGCCTTCCTCGACGTCTTGCGCGTGCGCCGCACGGGTGAGGACGGACTCCTGAAGGAGGCCCCCCAGTTCACCCTGCGCCACGCTGGCGCGGCCTCGTTCGATGTCCGCGTGGCGGCGGGCACCGCTGCTTCAAAGGGGCTCCCCCTCCCGGCGGACTGGGCCCTCGCCTGGGCCGTGGAGGCCAGCGATACGAAGCTACGAACTCCCGCCATCCGCTGTCCCGAGGAGTTCCAGGCCCTCTTTCGCGCGCGCTATCAGCGAGACCATGGTGCGGGCATCATCCCGCGAGCGAAGAAGTCGCAGGTGGAGGCGCGCTACCAGCCCGCGAGCGCATCCTTCGCGGGCATGGTGCGCTTGGTTTCAGCCTCCGTCACCGAGGCCTCCGAAACCTCCCTCAAGCCCGTGCGTGCACTCATCGAGGACTGCTGCGAGTCACTTGAGTCCTACAGCCGTTGGGTGGGGAAGAACCCCGACGCGCGCAACAGCATGAGCGCCCTGGCGCTGCTGCCCCCCGAGCTCGCGACCTCCATGGAGGGAGGCTCGGAGGTACGGGCCCTCCGCGAGCTGCTGCGACAAGCACTCGGGAGCAAGCCCTCCGCGCCCGTGGCCGCCACCGAGCTGTTGAAGCACTGGCCCACCGCCTCCTCCAACAAGCTCTCCAAGTCCGAGGCCGTGGGTCTGGCCCAGGCCCTCGAGAAGCTGGGCTACGGCATGGAGCCCGACCCTCGAATGGGCGGCGCGGTGCTCGCCGCCGACGAGAACGCCCAGCTCTTCGCGCTGCCTCCTGACGCCCCCACCGCCCCCACCCCCAGCTACCTGTCCGCGCTCGCGATGCTCCACCTCGCCGCCGCGGTGGCGACCGCCGATGGAACCGTCTCCATGGACGAAGTCACCCGGATGGAAGCCCTGGTGGAGGCAGCGCAAGGACTGCTCGCCTCGGAGAAGGCCCGGCTCCGGGCCCATATCGCCTGGCTGCTCGCGCGCCCCGCATCCAGTGCGGGCCACAAGAAGCGCGTGGAGGCCCTGACACCCGAGGCCCGGACGTCTCTGGGCAACCTCCTGGTCGAGGTCGCCGTGGCGGACGGCAGCGTGTCCCCCCAGGAGCTCAAGACGCTCTCGAAGCTGTACGCCATGCTCGGACTGGACGAGAGCACCGTCTACTCGCGCGTCCACGCCGCCACGGCCACGCGCCCCACGGCGGCGACCGAGCCCGTTCCCATGCGACTGGCGGGAACCCCCGAGAAGGGCTTTGCCCTCCCCGCGCCGCCCCCGGAGAAGAGCGAGCGGCTGGCACTCGACATGCGCACCGTCCAGGCGAAGCTGGCGGAGACAGCCGCGGTCTCCAGCCTTCTGGGAAGCATCTTCGCCGAAGAAGAGGCCCCACCGCCCTCGGCCCCAACGCCCCCACCCTCGACGGAGCCGGGAGTCGCGGGCCTGGATGCCGTCCACACCTCCCTTCTTCGCGCGCTCGTCGCGAAACCGGAGTGGCCTCGGACGGAGGTGGAGAAGCTCGCCAGCGGGCTCGGCCTGCTCCCGGACGGTGCATTGGACGTCATCAACGACGCGGCCTTCGAGGTGTGCGGCGAGCCGCTCATCGAGGGCGACGAAATGCTTCAGCTCAATGAACAAGCGGTCAAGGAGATGGTGCCATGA
- a CDS encoding ATP-binding protein — protein MTDATPQGRIRPKDRDAIVQSLRAGVVPRVGQQHIQVGRVEEVRALVRDVERIAEGGSAIRFVIGEYGSGKTFFLNLIRSIALEKRLVTLHADLNPDRRLHATDGKARSLYAELMRNLATRARPEGGALASVVERFVSSALTDAKARALNPEVVIREKLASLSELVGGYDFAEVIAAYWRGHDSGNEVLKADAVKWLRGEFSTRTDARKALGVRTIIDDADVYDQLKLLGRFVRLSGYDGLLVCLDELVNLYKMSNTKARASNYEQILRILNDCLQGSAEGLGFILGGTPEFLMDTRRGLYSYEALQSRLAQNTFAVGHLVDYSSPVLRLANLTPEDLYVLLTKLRHVYSAGDASAQRLPDEGLQGFMTHCSERIGEAYFRTPRSTVTAFINLLAVLEQNPSADWKELLGGVELAADVNPDLAPLAEMEAVGPTGGADDELASFKL, from the coding sequence ATGACGGACGCGACGCCCCAGGGACGCATCAGGCCGAAGGACCGGGATGCCATCGTCCAGTCGCTGCGCGCGGGAGTCGTGCCTCGCGTGGGCCAACAGCACATCCAGGTGGGCCGCGTGGAGGAGGTCCGCGCCCTGGTCCGCGACGTGGAGCGAATCGCCGAGGGCGGAAGCGCCATCCGCTTCGTCATCGGCGAGTACGGCTCGGGCAAGACGTTCTTCCTCAACCTCATCCGCTCCATCGCCCTGGAGAAGCGGCTGGTCACCCTGCACGCGGACCTCAACCCCGACCGGCGCCTCCACGCGACGGACGGCAAGGCCCGCAGCCTCTATGCGGAGCTGATGCGCAACCTGGCCACCCGGGCCCGTCCCGAGGGCGGTGCGCTCGCGAGCGTCGTGGAGCGCTTCGTCTCCAGCGCTCTCACGGACGCCAAGGCCCGCGCGCTGAACCCCGAGGTCGTCATCCGGGAGAAGCTCGCCTCGCTCTCGGAGCTGGTCGGGGGCTATGACTTCGCGGAGGTCATCGCCGCGTACTGGCGCGGCCATGACAGCGGCAACGAGGTGCTCAAGGCCGACGCCGTGAAGTGGCTGCGCGGCGAGTTCTCGACGCGCACCGATGCACGCAAGGCGCTGGGGGTCCGCACCATCATCGACGACGCGGATGTCTACGACCAGCTGAAGCTCCTGGGCCGCTTCGTCCGGCTGTCTGGCTACGACGGCCTGCTGGTGTGCCTGGATGAGCTGGTCAACCTCTACAAGATGTCCAACACCAAGGCCCGCGCGTCCAACTACGAGCAGATCCTCCGCATCCTCAATGACTGCCTCCAGGGCAGCGCCGAGGGACTGGGATTCATCCTGGGAGGAACCCCCGAGTTCCTCATGGACACCCGCCGCGGCCTCTACAGCTACGAGGCCCTCCAGTCTCGCCTGGCCCAGAACACCTTCGCGGTGGGGCACCTGGTCGACTACAGCTCGCCGGTGCTCCGGTTGGCCAACCTCACGCCCGAGGACTTGTACGTCCTGCTCACCAAGCTGCGACACGTCTACTCCGCCGGGGACGCGTCCGCGCAGCGACTGCCCGACGAGGGACTCCAGGGCTTCATGACCCACTGCTCCGAGCGCATCGGCGAGGCCTACTTCCGCACGCCTCGGAGCACCGTGACGGCCTTCATCAATCTGCTGGCCGTGCTCGAGCAGAACCCGAGCGCGGACTGGAAGGAGCTGCTCGGGGGCGTGGAGCTCGCCGCGGACGTCAATCCCGACCTGGCGCCTCTGGCCGAGATGGAGGCGGTGGGTCCCACGGGCGGAGCGGACGATGAGCTCGCATCCTTCAAGCTCTGA